The bacterium region AAGCACACTCCGCATTCGCGCCACGGAATGGGCATCGACCACCCAAAACGAGATCCGTCAGCGTCAATCGCCGCGCGGCACGCTGAAACATTGGAAAGCCAGCTTCTCAGCCAACTTTCGTGCATAGTTCAGGCTAGAGGGGCCACACCGGTGGGTCCCATGTACACGTGAGCACGCTAGCAGCCCGCAAGACGCCCGCTGCTGCGCATCGCTCGAAAATCATGGATCCTTCCACCGGCTGAGCGTGACCTCTGTTGGAAGGATGCCCGCAGATCGGTTGCATGCGGTGAGCTACGAAGCCGCTCGACCCAAGGAGAAGACGATGACCGATTCGAGCCGGTTCTGGGATCGGATCGCAGCGCGTTATGCCCGCAAGCCGGTCGCCGACGAGGCGGCCTACCAGAAGAAGCTGGCCCTAACGCGGGAGTATCTGCGCCCGGACATGGAGGTCCTCGAGTTCGGCTGTGGCACGGGCTCGACCGCCATCGTCCACGCGCCGCACGTGAAGCAGGTCCGGGCGATCGACATCTCGGGAAAGATGCTCGAGATCGCTCGAAGCAAGGCCGAAGCGGCCGGCGTCGGAAACGTGCACTTCGAGCAATCGGACATCGATGCGTTCATCGCGCCGGACGGGAGTTTCGATGCGGTGCTCGGGCTCAGCGTCCTGCATCTCCTGGAAGACCGGAACACCTCGATCGCCAAGGTCTACCGCATGCTGAAGCCGGGCGGCGTCTTCGTCTCCAGCACCGTGTGCCTTGGCGAAACCCTGAGGCTCTTCAAGCTCATCGGGCCGATCGGGCGATTTCTCGGCGTGATGCCGCTGGTCCGGGTCTTCACCGTTCAGGAG contains the following coding sequences:
- a CDS encoding class I SAM-dependent methyltransferase, with protein sequence MTDSSRFWDRIAARYARKPVADEAAYQKKLALTREYLRPDMEVLEFGCGTGSTAIVHAPHVKQVRAIDISGKMLEIARSKAEAAGVGNVHFEQSDIDAFIAPDGSFDAVLGLSVLHLLEDRNTSIAKVYRMLKPGGVFVSSTVCLGETLRLFKLIGPIGRFLGVMPLVRVFTVQELVDSLEAAGFEIDHQWQPGKGDVFIVAEKPA